A window of the Sphingobium sp. CAP-1 genome harbors these coding sequences:
- a CDS encoding aldehyde dehydrogenase family protein: MTEIDMKSFDGIIGSLTPMSGEVINWTSPTDPDRALQFRAGGHADVERAVSAAGRAASLWHRLAPSERRMAMLRWGDAIEAAAERIGMLDCVDMGKPIAVAMMEACVAAHIVRWYAQTIDKACGEVIASSREAISLSLRVPYGVVGAMVSWNYPSINAAMKVGPALAAGNGMVLKPSEISPRSAILIGTLAEEAGIPVGLLSVLPGGATTGAALCSNPGVAMLAFTGSTQTGRSVAKLAAERLVPAIIEAGGKNAIVVLDDMTDYQGIAIDAVAEAYANSGQLCVARSKILVPSDRIDQFADALVAAAANFLPGDPLDPNTKFGPLASKAHSDRIRSAVDMALDRGEQVIRDGRPVRHDMLHHSLTVVRADDPTSPILRDEYFGPILAVVPYDGISDAVRLAGLGGYGLAMTLWTGELARANMLRQELCVGHLKIKSVAGQDSATGLALPLEPAGQSGYGIEFGVDALSSYSRRMAVEQIGCLAPLDP; encoded by the coding sequence GTGACCGAGATCGACATGAAGAGCTTTGATGGAATTATCGGGAGCCTGACCCCGATGAGCGGCGAAGTCATCAACTGGACGAGCCCGACCGACCCGGACAGAGCCCTTCAGTTTCGCGCCGGCGGACACGCTGATGTCGAGCGGGCCGTCAGTGCAGCGGGTCGAGCTGCCAGCTTGTGGCACCGGCTCGCGCCGAGTGAACGGCGGATGGCAATGCTGCGCTGGGGCGACGCAATAGAGGCTGCCGCCGAGCGCATAGGCATGCTCGACTGTGTCGACATGGGGAAACCGATAGCAGTTGCGATGATGGAAGCCTGCGTCGCCGCTCACATTGTGCGCTGGTACGCTCAGACAATCGACAAGGCTTGTGGAGAAGTCATTGCGTCGTCGCGCGAGGCGATCTCTTTGTCGCTGAGAGTGCCCTACGGTGTCGTCGGCGCGATGGTCTCGTGGAATTACCCAAGCATAAACGCGGCCATGAAGGTTGGGCCAGCACTCGCGGCCGGCAATGGCATGGTGCTAAAACCGTCCGAAATTTCGCCCCGCTCCGCGATACTGATTGGCACCCTCGCCGAAGAGGCGGGCATCCCTGTCGGTCTGCTGTCTGTCCTCCCTGGAGGAGCGACGACGGGCGCAGCACTCTGCAGCAATCCCGGGGTGGCAATGCTTGCCTTCACGGGCTCGACCCAGACGGGTCGCTCCGTCGCCAAGCTCGCGGCCGAGCGGCTCGTGCCGGCTATCATCGAGGCCGGAGGAAAGAACGCGATCGTGGTTCTTGACGACATGACCGACTATCAGGGCATAGCCATCGACGCTGTAGCGGAAGCATATGCGAATAGCGGTCAGCTTTGCGTCGCCCGCTCAAAAATCCTCGTCCCAAGCGATCGTATTGACCAATTCGCGGACGCTCTCGTGGCCGCTGCAGCAAATTTCTTGCCGGGTGATCCGCTCGATCCGAACACAAAATTCGGGCCCTTGGCGTCCAAGGCTCATTCGGACAGAATTCGATCGGCAGTCGACATGGCTCTGGACCGTGGCGAGCAGGTCATCCGCGATGGCCGTCCCGTGCGGCACGACATGCTGCATCATTCGCTGACAGTGGTCAGGGCGGATGACCCAACATCGCCGATATTGCGAGATGAATATTTCGGTCCGATCCTCGCAGTCGTTCCATATGACGGCATCTCCGATGCCGTGAGGCTGGCTGGCCTCGGCGGCTACGGGCTGGCGATGACGCTCTGGACCGGCGAGTTGGCTCGAGCCAACATGCTACGACAGGAACTCTGCGTCGGTCATCTGAAGATCAAGTCCGTCGCTGGTCAGGATTCGGCGACCGGTCTGGCGCTTCCACTGGAGCCTGCCGGTCAGTCCGGCTACGGAATCGAGTTCGGCGTTGACGCTCTCTCCAGCTACAGCCGTCGGATGGCCGTGGAGCAAATTGGCTGCCTCGCGCCGTTGGATCCCTAG
- a CDS encoding GMC family oxidoreductase: MEGIVQDIRTTDFIVVGGGSSGAVVASRLSEEKRFEVALLEAGGWDSSPFIRIPAGSIKAIMNPEYNWFYQAEPDASRNDRADMWPAGKVLGGGSSINGMMYVRGNRGDYDQWAQLGCKGWSYDDVLPFFNKAETNENGGSRFRGDKGPLRVSNARLSTTLADAFIASGVRAGIPHNPDTNGAEQEGIGPCQATQNKGWRHSTARAYLAKAKRRSNLKVETRFMVSRVLIENGRAIGVEGVQNGRTVCYLANKEVILCGGALSSPKILMLSGIGPAKHLGEHGIPVVVDSPGVGQNLQEHPGVLMSTHVGIDSLNVEVQSVARIVKHGLNFALFGRGPATACVASALAFIRTRDHLEWPNIQLSFSPIAYDFTPDGVYLYKRAAIGVAINICRPETRGQLLLRSTDPSERPIIQHELLGGDDEIKQLIEGCRIVRKIFRSKPFSEYDEGERLPGKQVETDADWIEYIRQSAFLMYHPTGTCAMGIGPTAVLDPELRVKGVTGLRVADASIMPTLVSANTNAPCIMIGERAADLIRKSH; this comes from the coding sequence ATGGAGGGCATTGTGCAAGATATTAGAACTACGGACTTTATCGTCGTTGGGGGCGGTTCGAGTGGCGCGGTGGTCGCATCTCGGCTGAGCGAAGAGAAGCGTTTTGAGGTCGCGTTGCTCGAAGCAGGCGGGTGGGACAGCTCGCCTTTCATCCGGATTCCGGCGGGCTCGATCAAGGCGATCATGAACCCCGAGTACAACTGGTTCTATCAAGCGGAACCGGATGCCTCGCGAAACGATCGAGCAGACATGTGGCCGGCCGGCAAAGTCCTCGGCGGCGGCTCGTCGATCAACGGGATGATGTATGTTCGCGGCAATCGCGGGGATTATGATCAATGGGCCCAGCTCGGCTGCAAGGGCTGGTCCTATGACGACGTGCTTCCGTTCTTCAACAAGGCCGAGACGAACGAAAACGGCGGCTCGCGCTTTCGCGGCGACAAGGGCCCTCTGCGCGTATCGAATGCCCGCCTATCGACCACGTTGGCCGACGCATTCATCGCTTCTGGCGTACGTGCGGGGATTCCGCACAATCCGGATACCAACGGTGCCGAGCAAGAGGGTATCGGCCCCTGCCAAGCCACCCAGAACAAGGGTTGGCGACATTCAACGGCACGTGCCTATCTGGCCAAGGCGAAGCGCCGGTCCAATTTGAAGGTCGAGACGCGTTTCATGGTCAGTCGGGTACTGATCGAGAACGGCCGCGCGATCGGCGTCGAAGGCGTTCAGAACGGGCGCACGGTTTGCTACCTGGCAAACAAGGAGGTCATTCTTTGCGGCGGCGCCTTGTCGTCGCCGAAGATATTGATGCTCTCGGGCATTGGCCCGGCAAAGCATCTTGGCGAGCATGGCATCCCAGTTGTCGTCGATTCCCCGGGAGTGGGGCAAAATCTGCAGGAACATCCGGGAGTGTTGATGTCGACCCATGTCGGCATCGATAGCCTCAATGTCGAAGTGCAAAGCGTCGCCAGGATAGTCAAGCATGGCTTGAACTTCGCTTTGTTCGGGCGAGGGCCAGCCACGGCATGTGTTGCCTCCGCTCTCGCGTTCATTCGCACGCGGGACCATCTCGAGTGGCCCAACATCCAACTGTCGTTCTCGCCGATCGCGTACGACTTCACGCCGGACGGCGTATACCTGTACAAGCGTGCAGCAATTGGCGTTGCCATCAACATCTGCCGGCCCGAGACGCGCGGTCAGCTACTGCTCCGCTCCACCGATCCAAGCGAGCGGCCGATTATCCAACATGAGCTGCTCGGAGGAGATGATGAGATCAAGCAGCTCATCGAAGGATGTCGGATCGTGCGCAAGATTTTCCGTTCCAAGCCATTCAGTGAATATGACGAAGGTGAACGCCTGCCCGGAAAGCAGGTCGAAACCGACGCTGATTGGATCGAGTATATCCGCCAGAGCGCCTTCCTGATGTATCACCCGACTGGCACTTGCGCGATGGGAATTGGGCCGACCGCGGTCCTCGATCCGGAGTTGCGCGTCAAGGGCGTCACCGGTCTTCGCGTCGCGGATGCCTCGATCATGCCGACGCTGGTCAGCGCGAATACAAATGCACCGTGCATCATGATTGGCGAACGGGCAGCCGATCTGATCCGAAAAAGCCACTGA